A genomic stretch from Terriglobus sp. RCC_193 includes:
- the argB gene encoding acetylglutamate kinase, producing MKYVVKLGGAALEKPELLHAIGKAIAELVADGHQVAIVHGGGIQLTKTLQALGKKSEFISGLRVTDAETRDAALMVLAGRVNKSLVASLGQQGQAAVGICGGDGHVFRARKKKTTPDLGFVGEIAATDPRWLDAIWKMGAVPVISSIALGFDGEYYNINADEMASATAAATKADALIFLTDVPGVKGADGQVMRWLSLKEIPQLEKQAVISGGMLPKLNACRDALLAGVKRVRILPAEAAKVLPDLISSRVNDGTEVMVA from the coding sequence GTGAAGTATGTCGTGAAGCTTGGGGGTGCCGCTCTGGAGAAGCCGGAACTGCTGCATGCGATTGGCAAGGCCATCGCGGAATTGGTTGCGGACGGGCATCAGGTGGCAATTGTGCACGGTGGCGGTATTCAGTTGACGAAGACACTGCAAGCACTGGGCAAGAAGAGTGAATTCATCAGCGGTCTGCGTGTGACCGATGCGGAGACGCGAGACGCCGCACTGATGGTGCTGGCGGGCCGAGTCAACAAATCACTGGTGGCCTCGCTGGGGCAACAGGGACAGGCTGCGGTGGGCATCTGCGGTGGCGACGGACATGTCTTCCGCGCTCGCAAGAAGAAAACGACGCCGGACCTGGGGTTCGTAGGCGAAATCGCCGCGACCGATCCGCGCTGGCTTGATGCCATCTGGAAGATGGGCGCAGTGCCTGTGATTAGCTCCATCGCACTCGGTTTTGACGGCGAGTACTACAACATCAACGCCGACGAGATGGCGTCTGCAACGGCTGCCGCGACGAAAGCCGACGCACTGATTTTCCTTACCGACGTTCCCGGTGTGAAGGGTGCGGACGGACAGGTGATGCGTTGGCTATCGCTCAAGGAAATTCCGCAACTTGAGAAACAAGCCGTCATTTCAGGCGGCATGCTACCCAAATTGAATGCATGCCGCGATGCCCTTCTGGCCGGCGTGAAGCGCGTTCGCATCTTACCCGCAGAAGCTGCGAAGGTATTGCCGGACCTGATCAGTTCGCGCGTGAACGACGGAACGGAGGTTATGGTCGCATGA
- a CDS encoding aspartate aminotransferase family protein, whose product MNNFNQHDDIILNGGAADMNLVATQAAEKKLLLQTYDRHPILLTRGEGVHLFDDAGNRYLDLLSGIGVSALGYGHPAITKAIHEQAATLLHTSNLFYHQGTATLAVKLTEITGMDRVFFCNSGTEAWEAALKLARAHAGVLRAEGKTIGTRFIAMEHSFHGRTMGSVATTHKQKYREPFNPVMPDVIFVPFNDVDALRAAFDENVCAIALECLQGEGGIHPVSKEFLAAARELCDTTGALLLCDEIQSGMGRTGKWTMYQHYGIQPDVTTLAKPIAGGLPMGAMLCTEEAAHAITPGMHGTTFGGGPLACAVAIAVIDEIQQSNLLKHVTELGDYFIVQLRKLAAEHDSIVEVRGAGFMIGVDMKSAEIAKEVADKMLFERHILINRTSETVLRFLPPYLITKADVDETIAALSSLIADAETAQAALAEEQVHG is encoded by the coding sequence ATGAACAATTTCAACCAGCACGACGACATCATCCTTAACGGAGGCGCAGCAGACATGAACCTTGTTGCTACCCAGGCCGCGGAGAAGAAGCTCCTGCTTCAGACCTATGACCGCCACCCGATTCTCCTCACGCGCGGCGAAGGCGTGCACCTGTTTGATGATGCTGGAAACCGATATCTGGATCTGCTGAGTGGCATCGGTGTGTCTGCGCTTGGCTACGGCCATCCTGCAATCACCAAAGCCATCCATGAGCAAGCTGCAACGCTGCTGCATACGTCGAATCTCTTCTACCACCAGGGTACGGCTACGCTTGCCGTGAAGCTGACTGAGATTACCGGCATGGACCGCGTCTTCTTCTGCAATAGCGGCACGGAAGCATGGGAAGCTGCGCTGAAGCTGGCGCGCGCGCATGCAGGTGTTCTGCGTGCGGAAGGCAAGACCATTGGTACGCGCTTTATCGCCATGGAGCACAGCTTCCACGGCCGCACCATGGGTTCCGTTGCAACGACGCACAAGCAGAAGTATCGCGAGCCGTTCAACCCGGTGATGCCGGATGTCATCTTCGTGCCGTTTAACGACGTGGATGCACTGCGCGCAGCCTTCGATGAGAACGTGTGCGCGATTGCACTGGAATGCCTGCAGGGCGAGGGTGGCATTCATCCCGTCTCGAAGGAATTTCTTGCAGCCGCTCGCGAGCTGTGCGATACCACCGGCGCCCTTCTGCTTTGCGACGAAATCCAAAGCGGCATGGGACGCACCGGCAAGTGGACGATGTATCAGCATTACGGCATCCAGCCGGACGTGACCACGCTGGCGAAGCCCATTGCAGGTGGTCTGCCGATGGGCGCGATGCTGTGCACGGAAGAAGCTGCACACGCCATCACACCGGGCATGCACGGCACCACCTTCGGTGGTGGACCACTGGCCTGCGCTGTTGCCATTGCTGTCATTGATGAGATTCAGCAATCGAATCTTCTCAAGCATGTAACGGAATTGGGCGACTATTTCATCGTTCAGCTTCGCAAGCTTGCTGCGGAACACGACAGCATCGTCGAAGTGCGAGGTGCCGGCTTCATGATCGGTGTTGACATGAAGTCTGCAGAAATCGCGAAAGAGGTTGCAGACAAGATGCTGTTTGAACGGCACATCCTGATCAACCGCACCAGCGAAACCGTGCTGCGCTTCCTTCCACCCTATCTCATCACGAAGGCGGATGTTGACGAAACAATTGCTGCATTGAGCAGCCTCATTGCAGATGCTGAGACGGCGCAGGCCGCTCTCGCAGAGGAACAGGTCCATGGGTAG
- the argF gene encoding ornithine carbamoyltransferase, with product MGSKTVVMGSTSGASDVIDMPKPKVALGIQSDAGFTEAAKSLRGRDLCSMSDLSVQELAAIMELAHAVKAHPEDFKHALDGKQMVLIFEKASLRTRLTFEAAINTLGGNAVFVDQTQSPLGERESLSDVAHNIERWMNVIVLRTYAHETVTEIAEVSKVPVINALSDYEHPCQAITDFMTIEERFGTAEGVKFTYVGDGNNVCNSLMLCGALLGAHMTIATPKGYEPKLEIIHKTMAIAEDTGATITLTHDPIKAVEGADAIYTDVCISMGQENETTKRTPIFKPYQVNEALMAHATDHTIFMHCLPAHRGQEVTDVVIDSEQSVVFDQAENRMHAQKSLLLMLLGGAKRIPRDRGVNGKRRRTLA from the coding sequence ATGGGTAGCAAGACAGTTGTTATGGGAAGCACTTCAGGCGCTTCCGATGTAATCGATATGCCAAAGCCGAAGGTGGCGCTTGGCATTCAATCGGACGCCGGGTTCACCGAAGCAGCGAAGAGTCTGCGCGGTCGCGATCTTTGTTCCATGAGCGACCTTTCCGTACAGGAACTGGCCGCCATCATGGAGCTGGCACATGCAGTGAAGGCACATCCGGAAGACTTCAAGCATGCGTTGGATGGTAAGCAGATGGTGCTGATCTTTGAAAAGGCATCGCTGCGTACACGTCTCACGTTTGAAGCAGCCATTAATACACTTGGCGGCAATGCCGTCTTTGTCGACCAGACACAGTCGCCGCTCGGCGAGCGTGAATCGCTCTCGGACGTGGCTCATAACATTGAGCGGTGGATGAATGTGATTGTGCTGCGCACTTATGCGCATGAGACAGTCACCGAGATTGCCGAAGTCAGCAAAGTCCCCGTCATCAATGCACTCAGTGATTACGAGCATCCCTGCCAGGCGATCACCGACTTCATGACCATTGAAGAACGCTTCGGCACAGCAGAAGGCGTGAAGTTCACATACGTTGGCGACGGCAACAATGTGTGCAATTCGCTGATGCTCTGCGGCGCTCTGCTGGGTGCTCACATGACCATCGCAACTCCCAAAGGCTACGAACCGAAGTTGGAGATCATTCACAAGACGATGGCGATTGCCGAAGACACCGGCGCGACCATCACGTTGACGCATGATCCCATCAAAGCCGTGGAAGGCGCTGACGCGATCTACACCGATGTCTGCATCTCCATGGGGCAGGAGAACGAAACCACCAAGCGCACCCCCATCTTCAAGCCTTACCAGGTGAACGAAGCACTGATGGCGCACGCTACCGATCACACCATCTTCATGCACTGCCTGCCTGCGCACCGCGGACAGGAAGTGACGGATGTCGTCATTGACAGCGAACAGTCGGTCGTCTTCGACCAGGCAGAAAACCGCATGCACGCGCAGAAGTCGCTGCTGCTGATGCTGCTGGGCGGAGCGAAACGTATCCCTCGCGATCGTGGCGTGAATGGCAAGCGCCGCCGCACGCTCGCATAA
- the argG gene encoding argininosuccinate synthase — MSVILESLPTGQKVGIAFSGGLDTSAALHWMKQKGAIPYAYTANLGQPDESDYDAIPRKALEYGAEKARLIDCRSQLVREGIAALQSGAFHVTTAGVTYFNTTPIGRAVTGTMLVTAMKEDDVNIWGDGSTYKGNDIERFYRYGLLVNPDLKVYKPWLDAAFIDELGGRKEMSEFLIRSGFDYKMSTEKAYSTDSNILGATHEAKDLEFLNSSMKIVAPIMGAAFWRDDVDVKREQVSVRFEEGTPVALNGKEYTDPVELMLVANRIGGRHGLGMSDQIENRIIEAKSRGIYEAPGLALLFIAYERLITGIHNEDTIEQYRENGRKLGRLLYQGRWFDPQAIMLREASQRWVARPVTGEVTLELRRGNDYSILNTESPNLTFAAERLSMEKTESTFSPRDRIGQLTMRNLDITDTRAKLQIYAESGLIKLGKGSEMPQLKGAEEA, encoded by the coding sequence ATGTCCGTCATTCTCGAATCGCTTCCCACCGGCCAGAAGGTCGGCATTGCTTTCTCCGGTGGTCTGGATACCTCCGCCGCGCTGCACTGGATGAAGCAGAAGGGTGCCATCCCTTATGCCTACACAGCGAATCTGGGCCAGCCGGATGAATCCGATTACGATGCCATTCCGCGCAAAGCGTTGGAATATGGTGCAGAGAAAGCCCGCCTCATCGATTGCCGCTCCCAGCTTGTACGTGAAGGCATCGCCGCATTGCAGTCCGGAGCATTCCACGTCACGACAGCAGGCGTCACCTACTTCAACACCACGCCCATTGGCCGCGCTGTGACCGGCACCATGCTGGTCACGGCCATGAAGGAAGACGACGTCAACATCTGGGGTGACGGTTCCACCTATAAGGGCAACGACATTGAGCGCTTCTATCGCTACGGCCTGCTCGTGAACCCGGATCTAAAGGTGTACAAGCCGTGGCTGGATGCCGCGTTCATCGATGAGCTGGGTGGCCGCAAAGAGATGAGCGAGTTCCTTATTCGCTCCGGTTTCGATTACAAGATGTCAACGGAGAAGGCATACTCCACCGACTCCAACATTCTTGGTGCAACGCACGAAGCCAAGGATCTGGAGTTTCTGAACAGCTCCATGAAGATCGTTGCGCCCATCATGGGTGCGGCATTCTGGCGCGATGATGTGGACGTAAAGCGCGAACAGGTAAGCGTACGTTTTGAAGAAGGCACCCCGGTTGCTCTTAACGGCAAGGAATACACAGACCCCGTGGAACTGATGCTGGTAGCAAACCGCATCGGTGGACGCCACGGCCTTGGCATGTCCGATCAGATCGAAAACCGCATCATCGAGGCGAAGAGCCGCGGTATCTACGAAGCTCCCGGCCTTGCGCTCCTCTTCATCGCGTATGAGCGCCTGATCACCGGCATCCATAACGAAGACACCATCGAGCAGTACCGTGAAAACGGTCGCAAGCTGGGGCGACTGCTGTATCAGGGCCGTTGGTTCGATCCGCAGGCCATCATGCTGCGTGAGGCTTCGCAGCGCTGGGTTGCGCGTCCTGTCACCGGCGAAGTCACGCTGGAACTGCGCCGCGGCAATGACTACTCCATCCTGAACACCGAAAGCCCGAACCTGACGTTTGCTGCAGAGCGTCTGTCGATGGAGAAGACGGAGTCTACGTTCTCGCCGCGTGATCGCATCGGCCAACTCACCATGCGCAATCTCGATATCACGGACACGCGCGCCAAATTGCAGATCTATGCAGAATCCGGACTCATCAAACTCGGCAAGGGTTCTGAAATGCCCCAACTGAAGGGCGCAGAAGAAGCATAA
- the argH gene encoding argininosuccinate lyase, whose product MANEANKMWSGRFREPLNKAFEQWQRSFPFDWRLLPQEAAASKAHAKTIAAAGILTDAELQSILSGLDSLADDFVNARLNLKSDVPEDIHHFVELELKERIGTVALKLHTGRSRNEQIATDLRLYVRNAIDRAIVNLAAWAASLLSLAQSTGEHAMPSYTHLQRAEPVLVAHWLMAYFEMAMRDITRLQDARARMNFCPLGSGPIAGATLKLDRTIAAKELGFTAPTANSMDATSDRDFALEFAQTAATIGLHLSRFAEEITLHATAEFGFIELPEAFSTGSSAMPQKKNPDLTELVRGKSGRLLGAATTFATILKGLPLAYNKDMQETQEATFEVAETLDGMLPLLAPFTVALQFRFDRMENAATHGYLNAMAAATYLVYKGVPFRTAHEKVGNAVRFALDTNRELNDLNVEELKQFGEEFGSDFHDAITLKATLDCHDVIGGTAIQQVKESLASAQKRLEELKRQMEIKHALG is encoded by the coding sequence ATGGCAAACGAAGCAAACAAGATGTGGTCAGGCCGCTTCCGCGAGCCGCTGAATAAGGCATTCGAGCAGTGGCAGCGCTCATTCCCTTTCGATTGGCGTTTGCTACCGCAGGAAGCCGCAGCCAGCAAAGCACATGCGAAGACCATTGCCGCAGCAGGCATTCTCACGGATGCCGAGTTACAGTCCATTCTGAGCGGCCTTGATTCGCTTGCGGATGACTTTGTAAATGCGCGTCTCAATCTGAAGAGTGATGTTCCCGAAGACATCCATCACTTCGTGGAACTGGAACTGAAGGAACGCATCGGTACGGTTGCGCTAAAACTGCACACCGGCCGCAGCCGCAACGAACAGATCGCCACCGATCTGCGCCTGTATGTTCGCAATGCCATCGACCGTGCCATTGTGAATCTTGCAGCATGGGCTGCTTCCCTGCTCTCACTGGCGCAATCCACGGGCGAACATGCGATGCCAAGTTACACGCATCTACAACGTGCAGAACCTGTTCTTGTCGCCCATTGGCTCATGGCGTACTTTGAGATGGCCATGCGTGACATTACGCGTTTGCAGGACGCACGCGCACGCATGAACTTCTGCCCACTGGGCTCAGGCCCTATCGCGGGCGCTACGCTGAAGCTGGACCGCACCATTGCTGCAAAGGAGCTTGGCTTCACCGCTCCAACTGCGAACAGTATGGACGCCACCAGCGACCGTGACTTTGCACTGGAGTTCGCGCAGACGGCAGCAACCATCGGTCTTCATCTTTCGCGCTTCGCAGAAGAGATCACCCTGCATGCAACCGCCGAGTTCGGGTTCATCGAACTACCCGAAGCCTTCAGTACAGGTTCTTCCGCCATGCCGCAGAAGAAGAACCCCGATCTGACAGAGCTTGTGCGTGGCAAGAGCGGACGTTTGCTTGGCGCAGCCACCACCTTCGCCACCATCCTCAAAGGACTTCCCCTGGCCTACAACAAGGACATGCAGGAGACGCAGGAAGCGACCTTTGAAGTCGCGGAAACGCTGGATGGGATGCTGCCGCTGCTTGCTCCTTTCACGGTCGCACTTCAGTTCCGTTTTGACCGCATGGAAAACGCTGCAACGCATGGCTATTTGAATGCAATGGCGGCGGCAACGTATCTCGTATACAAGGGTGTTCCCTTTCGCACGGCGCATGAGAAGGTCGGCAATGCAGTTCGTTTCGCGCTCGACACGAACCGCGAACTGAACGATCTGAACGTGGAAGAATTGAAACAGTTCGGTGAAGAATTCGGCAGCGACTTCCATGATGCCATCACACTGAAAGCAACATTGGATTGCCACGACGTCATCGGCGGCACGGCCATCCAGCAGGTAAAGGAATCACTCGCTTCGGCGCAGAAGAGACTTGAAGAACTCAAGCGCCAGATGGAGATAAAACATGCCCTCGGCTAG
- a CDS encoding GNAT family N-acetyltransferase encodes MPSASVRKARLQDAANIFELVNSLSGDGTLLRRQYAEICENVRDFHVAESEGGVFLGCGALHLYGPHLAEIRSIVMKPEAKGQGAGGMLLKALLQEAEDHGVQTVCLFTRIPDFFFRYGFRTTMDRTALPDKIYKDCQKCPRLHACDEVAMLRGPVPRVAVLGPAKIKQPELVPLQIAFTGTDH; translated from the coding sequence ATGCCCTCGGCTAGTGTTCGAAAGGCGCGTCTGCAGGACGCAGCTAATATCTTCGAACTGGTCAACTCGCTCTCCGGTGACGGCACGCTGCTGCGTCGCCAGTATGCAGAAATCTGCGAAAACGTGCGCGATTTCCATGTTGCCGAAAGCGAAGGTGGAGTCTTCCTTGGCTGCGGCGCACTGCATCTCTACGGCCCGCATCTGGCCGAAATACGCTCTATCGTAATGAAGCCGGAAGCCAAAGGACAGGGCGCAGGCGGCATGCTGCTGAAGGCTCTGCTTCAGGAAGCGGAAGACCACGGCGTGCAGACCGTCTGCCTGTTCACTCGCATCCCGGACTTCTTCTTCCGCTATGGCTTTCGCACCACCATGGATCGCACTGCGTTGCCGGATAAGATCTACAAGGACTGCCAGAAGTGCCCACGCCTGCATGCCTGCGACGAAGTGGCAATGCTGCGTGGCCCGGTGCCTCGCGTTGCCGTGCTGGGACCTGCCAAGATCAAGCAACCCGAACTGGTTCCCTTACAGATTGCCTTCACCGGCACCGATCACTAA
- a CDS encoding ABC transporter ATP-binding protein, with amino-acid sequence MSAEELKPFLSFRNVNVMRGERTILHDIHLEMRRGERIAILGPNGCGKSTLIKAMTSEIYPLVQPGMHVEIFGRQRWDLTELKRKLGVVTSEPPSKSARHTTSFDAVLTGFFSSATLWPNLTVTDHMRELAAAAMKHVGAEQFAQQELGTLSAGQQKRVMIARALVGSGDTPEERMLLMDEPSNALDIAAQAELRNTMRGLVQQGTGLILVTHHIADIIPEIDRVLMMRDGRIVADGSREEMITEDKLYDLFGVRVNITEKDGYLHAW; translated from the coding sequence TTGTCTGCTGAAGAGTTGAAGCCTTTCCTTTCGTTCCGTAATGTGAACGTGATGCGTGGCGAACGCACCATCCTGCACGATATCCATCTGGAGATGCGGCGCGGCGAACGCATTGCTATCCTGGGCCCCAACGGATGCGGTAAGAGTACGCTCATCAAGGCCATGACCTCAGAAATTTACCCATTGGTGCAGCCAGGGATGCACGTGGAGATCTTTGGCCGTCAGCGCTGGGACCTTACAGAGCTCAAGCGAAAGCTGGGTGTTGTGACTTCGGAACCTCCGAGCAAGTCCGCACGTCACACCACATCGTTTGATGCTGTGTTGACGGGCTTCTTCTCATCCGCAACGCTATGGCCGAATCTCACTGTGACAGATCACATGCGTGAACTTGCAGCCGCTGCAATGAAGCATGTAGGCGCAGAACAGTTTGCACAGCAGGAGTTAGGAACGCTTTCAGCTGGCCAGCAGAAGCGAGTGATGATTGCACGTGCACTGGTAGGCAGCGGTGATACACCGGAAGAGCGGATGCTGCTGATGGATGAACCGTCGAACGCGCTGGACATTGCGGCACAGGCCGAGTTGCGCAACACCATGCGCGGTCTGGTGCAACAGGGAACTGGACTAATCCTGGTGACACATCATATTGCAGACATCATCCCGGAGATTGATCGCGTGCTGATGATGCGCGATGGACGCATCGTTGCGGATGGATCGCGCGAGGAGATGATCACGGAAGACAAGCTCTATGATCTGTTCGGTGTGCGCGTGAACATCACGGAGAAAGATGGTTATCTGCACGCGTGGTAG
- a CDS encoding phytoene desaturase family protein: MIRGVNNSKSAVIVGSGPNGLAAAIALARAGVRVTLFEAAPRAGGCLRSEALTLPGCIHDAGAAVFPLGKASPFFRTLPLEQHGLTWIEPDIAVAHPLENDDAVALLHDINATASLLGEDGQRWKQWMRPLLVAWPSLLQDALSPLLRVPRHPLRMARFGMQALQSAHSLSTQLKTARARALFAGLAAHANVPLEMAASAGEGLVLAAAAHSTGWPIARGGSQSIANAMLSLLQELGAEIVLCHPVASLRDLPKADALLLDVTPRQFVSLANHALSESEAQSLLDVRLSPGVCKLDWALSSPIPWQSELPRRAGTVHLGSSHEEIAASERDAWNGKANHHPYVLLSQPSLFDTTRAPAGMHTAWGYCHVPNGSTEDYTQRIEDQIERFAPGFHNTILARHVRTATDMEQWNPNLLGGDISGGAMTLKQIVLRTRHRTALPGVYLCSSSTAPGGGVHGMCGWHAACAAAADMQLPRLRLA; the protein is encoded by the coding sequence ATGATCAGAGGCGTGAACAACAGCAAGAGTGCGGTGATTGTAGGCAGCGGACCGAATGGTCTGGCGGCAGCCATCGCGCTTGCACGTGCCGGTGTGCGTGTCACCCTCTTTGAGGCAGCACCGCGGGCAGGAGGCTGTCTCCGCTCGGAAGCTCTGACACTACCAGGCTGTATTCACGATGCGGGAGCCGCTGTCTTTCCGCTGGGGAAGGCATCGCCCTTCTTCCGCACATTGCCGCTGGAACAGCATGGGCTTACGTGGATCGAACCAGATATTGCTGTAGCTCATCCGCTGGAGAATGACGATGCTGTGGCACTACTGCATGACATCAACGCGACTGCATCGCTACTGGGCGAAGACGGGCAACGATGGAAGCAGTGGATGCGTCCACTTTTGGTTGCATGGCCATCGTTGCTTCAGGATGCATTATCGCCGCTGTTGCGCGTGCCGCGCCATCCGCTGCGCATGGCACGTTTCGGAATGCAGGCTTTACAGTCTGCTCACAGTCTCTCCACTCAGTTGAAGACAGCAAGAGCGCGAGCACTCTTTGCAGGTCTTGCGGCGCATGCCAACGTCCCGCTGGAGATGGCAGCCAGTGCAGGTGAAGGTCTGGTGCTGGCAGCCGCAGCACACAGTACAGGTTGGCCCATTGCACGCGGTGGATCACAGAGTATTGCGAACGCCATGCTTTCTCTACTGCAGGAACTTGGTGCAGAGATTGTTCTATGTCATCCTGTTGCGTCGTTACGTGATCTACCCAAGGCCGATGCACTGTTGCTTGATGTCACACCGCGCCAGTTCGTTTCCTTAGCTAACCATGCGCTTTCTGAATCGGAGGCACAATCACTGTTGGATGTCCGGCTCAGTCCGGGTGTATGCAAGTTGGACTGGGCGCTCTCTTCGCCGATTCCGTGGCAGTCTGAGCTACCGCGTCGTGCTGGCACCGTGCATCTTGGCAGCAGCCATGAGGAGATCGCCGCGTCGGAGCGTGATGCGTGGAACGGCAAGGCGAACCATCATCCGTACGTTCTTCTCTCGCAGCCAAGCCTCTTCGATACGACGCGTGCGCCCGCGGGTATGCATACGGCATGGGGATACTGCCATGTCCCCAACGGATCGACAGAAGACTACACACAACGCATCGAGGACCAGATCGAGCGGTTCGCTCCGGGTTTTCACAACACCATACTTGCGCGGCATGTGCGCACAGCCACAGACATGGAGCAATGGAACCCCAACCTTCTGGGTGGCGATATCTCCGGCGGCGCCATGACGCTGAAGCAGATCGTGTTGCGCACGCGGCATCGAACGGCACTGCCGGGGGTGTATCTATGCTCGTCGTCTACCGCTCCGGGCGGAGGCGTCCATGGCATGTGTGGATGGCATGCAGCTTGTGCTGCTGCAGCAGACATGCAACTGCCGCGTCTGCGGCTGGCATAA
- a CDS encoding superoxide dismutase family protein: MATVVLGACSLTAFAVAQKPVKVELKDAAGKDVGTVEFAKKGKVVDMKVSLHDLPAGEHGIHVHAGDACTAPDFASAKGHLNPDNKHHGYENPEGHHAGDFPSSVKVGSDGKGKATLTNPDISLDTASMSSIYGKTVVVHELVDDQKTDPAGASGKRIACGVIPAAAM; this comes from the coding sequence ATGGCAACAGTGGTTTTGGGCGCATGTAGCTTGACTGCATTCGCAGTGGCACAGAAGCCCGTCAAGGTTGAGCTGAAGGATGCTGCTGGCAAGGATGTAGGTACCGTGGAGTTCGCCAAGAAGGGCAAGGTTGTGGACATGAAGGTGTCACTGCATGATCTGCCCGCGGGCGAGCATGGCATCCACGTGCATGCGGGCGATGCCTGCACCGCACCTGACTTCGCCAGCGCCAAGGGCCATCTGAACCCTGACAACAAGCACCACGGTTACGAGAATCCGGAAGGACACCACGCTGGCGACTTTCCCTCCAGTGTGAAGGTCGGTTCCGATGGCAAGGGTAAGGCCACACTGACCAACCCCGATATCTCGCTGGATACCGCATCCATGTCCTCCATCTACGGCAAGACCGTAGTGGTGCATGAGTTGGTGGATGACCAGAAGACCGACCCGGCAGGCGCGTCGGGCAAGCGCATTGCCTGCGGTGTGATTCCCGCAGCAGCGATGTAG